The sequence CAGGAGCTCGGGCGCGAGCGCATCGCGCAGGCGCGCGGCGTCCGGCGCGCGCGCGGGGTCGGCGCACAGGCTCGCGCTCAGGTCGGCGCCGACGTTGCTCGTCAGCAGGATGGTGGTATTGCGGAAATCGATATGGCGGCCGTCGCCGTCCTCCATGTAGCCCTTGTCGAACACCTGGAAGAACATTTCGTGCACGTCGCGATGCGCCTTCTCGATCTCGTCGAGCAACACGACCGCATAGGGACGACGGCGCACCGCTTCGGTCAGCACGCCGCCCTCGCCGTAGCCGACATAGCCGGGCGGCGCGCCTTTCAGACCCGACACCGTGTGCGCTTCCTGATACTCGCTCATGTTGAGCGTGATCAGGTTCTGTTCCCCTCCGTATAGCGCCTCGGCGAGCGCCAGCGCGGTCTCGGTCTTGCCTACTCCGGACGGGCCGGCAAGCAGGAACACGCCCAGCGGCTTCTTCGGATCGGTCAGGCCCGACCGCGCAGTCTGCACGCGCTCGCCGATCAGGTGCAGCGCATCAGGCTGGCCGATCACGCGCGCGCCGAGCGTGGCGGGCAGCGCGCGCACCGCCGCGATCTCGTCGGTGACCATGCGACCGACCGGGATGCCGGTCCAGTCGGCGACGATCTCCGCTACGATCGCCTCGTTCACTTCCGGGAACACGAGCGGCGCATCGCCCTGCGCCTCGGCGAGCGCGCGCTCGAGTTCGCGCAGCGCATCGGTCGACACGGCTAACGCGGCGTCACCTGCATCGGCCGGTTGCTCGGGCGCGTCGGACAGCGCCGCCTCGCGCGCGGCGAGCAGCGCCTGCGCGGCGTCGGCCTGCGCGTTCCAGCGCGTCTCGACCGCCGCCTCCTCGGCCGACAGCGCGGCGATCCGCTCGCGGGCGGCGGCGAGCGCGTGGTCGGCCGCGAGGCCGATGCGCGCTTCCTGCGCGAGCAGCGCGAGTTCGGCGTGCGCGGCCTGCAGGCGCTGGCGGACGTCCTGCAGCTCGCGCGGCGCGGCCTGCTGCGACAGCGCTACCCGCGCGCACGCGGTGTCGAGCAGGCTGATCGCCTTGTCGGGCAACTGACGGGACGGAATGTAACGCTGCGACAGCGTCACTGCGGCACGGATCGCTTCATCGCGAACGACGACGCCGTGATGCCGCGAGAACGTCTGCGCGACGCCGCGCACCATGTGGATCGCGGCGGGCTCTTCCGGCTCCGGCACCTGCAGCACCTGGAAGCGGCGGGTCAGCGCCGGGTCCTTCTCGATATGTCGCTTGTATTCGGCCCAGGTCGTCGCGCCGATCATGCGGATCTTGCCGCGTGCGAGCGCCGGTTTCAGGAGGTTGGCGGCATCGCCGGTGCCGGCTTGCCCGCCCGCGCCGATCAGCGTATGGATTTCGTCGACGAACAGGATGATGGGCGCCGCCGATCTTGCCGCGGCCTCGAGCACGCCCTTCAGGCGAGCCTCGAATTCCCCCTTCATGCTCGCGCCGGCGAGCAGCGCGCCGACGTCGAGGCTCATCAGCCGCACGTCGGCGAGCCTGGGCGGCACGTCGCCCTGCGCGATCGCGAGCGCGAGCCCTTCCACCACGGCCGTCTTGCCGACGCCAGCCTCGCCGGTAACCAGCGGATTGTTCTGTCGCCGACGCAGCAGCACGTCGATCATGGTGCGGATTTCGAGTTCGCGGCCGATCACCGGGTCGATCTCGCCGTCGCGCGCGCGGGCGGTCAGGTCGGTGCAGTACTGTTCGAGCGCGGAGCCTTTCGCGGCGGCCGGCATCGCCTGGGACGCCTCGCCGGGCGCCGCGGCGGCGAAATCGCTGTTGTCGTGCGGCGCGTCGGACGCTTCCGGCGATCCTTCGATCCACGCGGGCAGCAGCGCGTCGATCTGATCCAGAGGAATCCTGTCGAATGACGGCGAAATGGACAGCAGCACGCGCCGCAGGTCCGGCGTGCTCACGAGCGCCGCGACGAGCCACCCGCCGCGGATGCGCCGGTCGCCGAAGCGCAGCGTCGCGAGCACCCACGCGCGTTCGATCGCCGCTTCGATGTGATGCGACAGGTCGCTGATCGAGCTCGCGCCGGCCGGCAACGCCGCGAGCGCCCGGGCCACGTCGCGATCCAGCGCGTCGCGGTCGATGCCGGCATGCCGGACGATGCGGTGCAGGTCCGAGTCGGTCTGCTGCAGCAACTGGTGCAGCCAGTGAACCAGCTCGACGTAGGGGTTGCCGCGCAGCTTGCAGAATGCCGTCGCCGATTCGACGCCCTTGAAGAGCGTCCCCCCCAGCTTGCCGAACAGCGCCAGACGCGAAATCGCCATGAGCAGATCCTTGCGTGGGTTGATTCCGGATTTTCCTTGTCGCCGGAATATGCGGGTGATGCGATGTGCTGCGTGAATCCGTTGACACATGCTATCTGCCGACTGAATGCGAAATCAATCGTCTTAAATAAGGGTGACAAGCAATTTGTCTCGCATGATGCGCCTGCGTGTCTCATTTGAGTTTTTCTTGAATAAGGCGCGGTTTCATGAAAATGGGTGTCGGGCGATTTGTCTCGCGCGGCACGTTTATATGTCTCATTTTCATTCGCGACGGCGACGCATGCGAAATTCAATCGATATGATCTGCTTTCAGGAACCCCGGCTCGCGGTTGAGCACGGTGCAAGGGAAGGCCAGCCGGGCGCGGCAGCGGGGCAACATGAAATGTGCAACGTCCGGCTCGACTGTTTCGGAACATGAAGCGGCGGATTCGCGTGGCGGATTTGCAAAACTCCGTTAAATTAATCGATAGGTTTCGGGAAGCGATGCGTCAGATTGTTAAATATTGAAAATTGCCGAATCGGGATTTTTGGTCGATTGAATTGTTCGAGTGCATATTTTAAGAATTCGAATCGATAAATATGCGAGCGCTGGATTGAAATAATCATCCTTGATCGATTGCGTATGAGGAGGCGGGCATGCGCGCATTTAAAACGGTTCGCCGTATCGAGCCGGATTGGCACTACACCGAGCCACGGCCGTATCGCGCCGATGCATGGGCGGAAGCCGCCGGCGCCGACGACGCGCCGGCGCTGGACGTGCGACCTGCCGATTCGCCGGACGCGATGCCGCGCGACGCCGACGCGGTGCTCGACCTGATCGACGCGGTGATCGCCGCGGATGCGCTCGCGTCCCGCCAGGCCGACGACACGATCGCGGACGCGCCGGCGGCCGGCGGCCCCATCCCGGCCCGGGACCTGATGCATTCGTTGTACGAACAATACTGCGGCGCGCTCGAGAATCCGCAGGCGTCGCTGTCGGCCGGCTGGGCGGCGCAGATGACGGCGGCGCACCGGCCGCTGCCCGACTTGCGGGCGGACGCGCGCGAGGGCGTCGACGCGACGGACTCGATCGACGGGCTGCTGTCAGGCGCGCGCGTGCTCGACGACGCGTTCGGCCCGCTGACGCCGGGCGACGAACCCGATCCGGCCGCCACCGAGCCGGTTCCGGAGATCCTGCGGCTGTTCGCGCCGGCCGAGTACCACGCGACGGCCGCGCGCCGGCAGGGCGGCCTGCCGCCGGCGCTTACGCGGCAGGAACACCAGACGCTCGCGATCGACAGCCCGCTGCCGGCCTGCCCGCCGGCCCCGGCCTGCGGCGCGTGATGACGACCGGCATGCACTGGAGGCGCCGATGAACCCACACGAGAACGGCACGAGCGCGCCGCGCGGCGGCCCCGATGCGCGCCCGGGCAGCGACGGCGTCGCGCCGCCGCGCCGCGCGAACGCCTACCTGCTGCCGACGCTGCTCGACCGCCTGCGCGACGACGCGCCGCGCCGCCAGACGGAGGCCCCGGGCGAGTACGCGGTGACGCGCAAGCAGATGCGCGACATCGTGCAGCGCGATCTCGCGTTCCTGCTCAACGCGATGAACATCGACTCGCACATCGACCGCGAGCGCTATCCCGAAGCGGCGGCCTCGACCGTCAACTTCGGGATGCCGCCGCTCGCCGGCGCGTTCATGGCGTCGCGCAAATGGGCCGAGATCGAGCGGGTGATCCGCCGCGTGATTCTCGACTTCGAGCCGCGGCTGATACCGGAGACGCTCGTCGTCGCGCCGTCGCGGGAGATCGAGGCCGGCCAGCGCGCCAACGTGCTCGCCTTCGAAGTGCGCGGCCTGATTCACATGGATCCGTATCCGCTCGAATTCATGGTGCAGAGCGCGCTCGACCTGGAAACGAGCCAGGTGAGCATTACCGGCATGCGCGCGCGTTGACGCGCGACCCGACCAACGAGGCTATCCAATGGACCCGCGACTGCTCGATTACTACAACCAGGAACTCATTTACATGCGCGAGCTCGCCGCCGAGTTCGCGCATGCGCATCCGAAGATCGCACGTCGACTCGGCATGCAGGCCGGCGAAGTGGCCGACCCTTACGTCGAGCGCCTGATCGAATCGTTCAGCTTCATGGCGGCGCGCATGCAGATCAAGCTCGACGCGGAGTTTCCACGCTTCACGGAACGGCTGCTCGAAGTGCTGTATCCGAACTACGTGGCGCCCACGCCGTCGATGTCGGTCGCGCGCCTGTATCCGAGCCGCACCGAAGGCAATCTCGCGGACGGCTTCCGGATCGCGCGCGGCACCGCGTTCGCCGCGCGCGTGCCGGCCGGCGAGAAGACCGCCTGCCAGTTCCGCAGCAGCCAGGACGTGGTGCTCTATCCGCTGGAAATCGCCGACGCGCGGCTGACCGGGATTCCGCCCGACATCCCGGCGCTCGACCGCTACGTGCCGGCCGGCACGCAGGTGCGCGGCGCGCTGCGCCTGCGGCTGCGCACGACCGGCAACGCCCGCATCGCCGACCTGAATGGGCTCGACCGGCTTCCGGTCTATCTGGCAGGCGACGAACAGGTCGCGTCGCATCTGTTCGAATTGCTGCATGCGGGCAGCATCGCGACGATCACCGGCGCGCCGGGCGAATTCGCGACGCCGGGCCGGCCGCTTGCCGCGGTGACGGCCGAGGCGGTCGTCCACGAAGGGCTCGGCGCCGACCAGGGCCTGCTGCCGCTCACGTGGTCGAAGTTCCACGGGCACAACCTGCTGCACGAGTACTTCGCGTGCCCGGCGCGGTTCTATTTCTTCGCGCTGACGGGGCTCGAGGCGGGCCTGCGCCGCGTGAGCGGGCCGGAAGTCGAGATCGTCGTCCTGCTCGACCGGGCTCCCGGGCCGCTCGCCAATCTCGTCGATGCGTCGCGCTTCGCGCTCTTCTGCACGCCGGTGATCAACCTGTTTCCGCGCCACCTGGACCGCATCGAGCTGTCGTCCGGGCAGACCGAATTCCATCTGGTACCGGCTCGACTCACCCCGCTCGACTACGAGGTGTATTCGGTCGAGGCGATGTACGGGCAGGTCGCGGCGACTTCGGCCGAGCTCGAGTTCCGGCCGCTCTACCAGACGCTGAACAACGATGAAGGCAACCACGGCCGCTATTTCTCGACGCGCCGCGAAAGCCGGCTCGCATCGGATTCGGCGCGCCGCTACGGGACGCGCACGCCATACGTCGGCACCGAGATGTTCGTGTCGCTCGTCGACCAGAACGAAGCGCCGTATGGCGAAAACATCCGCTTCCTGTCGGTCGAGGCACTGTTGACGAACCGCGATCTCGCCACGCTCGTGCCGCGCGACGGCGTGAACGACCTGACGGTGGCCGAATCCGCGCCGCTCGAAAGCGTCGGGCTGATCCGCGCGCCGAGCGTGCCGAAGCCGCCGTTCGCGGAGCGCGAGCTGGCGTGGCGCCTGATCCGCCAGTTGAACTTCAACTATCTGCCGCTCGAGGAACTCGACCACCGGCCCGGCGGACAGGGCCTGCGCGACCTGCTGCGGCTGTTCGTGGCCGGCGACGAGGCCGACAACCGCCGGCAGATCGAGAGCCTGATCGGCGTGAAGACGCGGCCGGTGACCCGCAAGCTGCCCGGCGCGGGGCCGCTCGTGTTCGGCCGCGGCATCGAATGCGCGCTGACGGTCGACGAGCCGGGGTTTTCCGGCGTGAGCCCGTACCTGTTCGGCGTGGTGCTCGAACACTATCTGGCGCGGCACGTGTCGATCAACGTCTTCACGCAGACGGAGCTGCACTCGATGCAACGCGGCCGGATCGCCCGCTGGCCAGTGCGCATGGGCGCGCGGGGAGGAGCATGACGATGCGCGCGACACCCGAGACCGACGTGCCTGCCGTGCCCGCCGTGCCTGAAGCCGCGCTGTCGCCGCAGTTGCGCGCGTGCCTGCAGGCCGAGCCGTGGCGTTACGGCTTCCTGTCGCTGCTGCGGCGCATCGGCGCGGACCCGCGCATCGATCCGGTCGGCACCGCGAAGCGCCCGCAGGCGGAGCCGTTCCGGCTCGGCCAGCAGCCGAGCCTCGCGTTCTCGCCGCGCGAGATCGCGAGCGTCGGCGATGCGGGCGGGCGAATCCGGGTGCGGCTGTTCGGCCTCGGCATGCTTGGGCCGAACGGGCCGTTGCCGATCCACGTGACGGAGATCGCGCGCGATCGCGAGGAAAGCCGCCGTGACCCGACGCTCGGCAATTTCCTCGACATCTTCCACCACCGCTACCTGACGCTGCTGTACCGCGCGTGGGCATCGGCGCAGGCGGCGGCCGGCCTCGACCGGCCCGGCGACGAACGGTTCTCGTTCTACGTCGCGTGCCTCACCGGCCAGGACGCCGGCGAGATCGGCCGCCGCCTGCTGCCCGCGCATGCGCGGCTGTCGGCGTCGCCGCACCTGGTGCGCGAGGCGCGCAATCCGGACGGCCTGCGCATGACGCTCGAGCGCTACTTCGGCGTGCCGGTCGCGCTCGACGAGAACGTGCTGCACTGGATCGCGGTGGACCCGCTCGAGCACAGCCGTCTGGGCAGGCCGGGCAGCGCGTCGACGATGGCCGAAGGCGCGCTGCTCGGCGAGCTCGTGCCGGACCGTCAGCACAAGTTCCGCCTCGTCGTCGGGCCGCTCGACATCGCCGATTACCTGCGCTTCACGCCGCAAGGCGAAGACCTGCCGCGACTCGTCGAATGGGTGCGGGCATTCGTCGGCTACGAATTCGAATGGGAGCTGGAGCTGCGCATCCGGCCGAACGGTGCGCCGCCGGCCGTGATCGGCGGGCCGCAGCAGCTCGGCTGGTCCGGATGGCTTGGGCGTTCGCCCTCCGGCGAGCCCGTGACGGGCATGCGTTTCGAGCCCGAGCGCTATGTCGACCAGTTCGTCCGACACGGCGGCCCGCACGATTCCACTGCGCAGGAATGCATACGATGAGCCACCACCGAACCCACGCCGGCCAGTTCGCCGCCGCGCGCACGCCGAACACGCACGACTGGATGGCGCCGGTCGATCCCGCGGCCCCTTGCGGCGCGGACCTTGAATACGATCCCGAGTTCGTCGTGCTGGCGGCGAAGGTCGCGCCGCGCGCGGAAGCCCAGTACGGCGCCTTCGTCGGTTCGCCGGACCCGCTCAACTGGAGCGAGATCGAGCGAGACTGCCGGCGGCTGATGATGCGCAGCAAGGACATGCGCCTCGCGATCCTGTTCACCCGCTGCCGCACCCGGCTCGGCGGCGCGGCGGGCCTCGCGGAAGGCGCCGGGCTGCTCGCCGGCTGGCTGGCCGCGTTTGCGGACGGCATTCACCCGCAGCCCGGCGTCGACGCCGATCGCGACGCCGCGCTGGAAATCCGGATGAACGCGCTGCAGGCGCTGACCGACCCTGACGGCCTGCTCGCGGACGTGCGCGAGATCACGCTGGCCCGGTCGACCGCGATCCGCCTGCAGATGCGCGACGTCGAACGCGCGTTCGCGCAGCCGCGCGCGGCCGATGCGCTGGCGCCGGAATCCGTGCTGCGCCAGCTCGACGAATTGCGCGCGCAGCAGCCGGCCGCGCTGGCGGGCTTCGACGATGCGCTCGCGAGCGTCGCCGCGATCGACGCTTGGAGCCGCGACCACCTCGACGCGTATGCGCCCGACCTGTCGGCGCTCGATGCGCTGCTGCGGCTCGTCGCGAGACGGCAGGCGCGCGCGGCGGATGCGGCGCTGGAGGCGGCGCCTGACGACGCGCTGCCGATGCAGGACGCCGGCGGCGCGCAGCCGGACGAAGCGCGGCCGGCGCTCGCCGAAGGCGTTGCGGATGCCGTGCGCCCCGGCGTGCGCGGGACGCCGCCGGATCGTATCGCCGCAGCCGAATTGATCCGCGACGCGCGCCTGTGGTTCGAGCAGCACGAGCCGAGCAGCCCGGTTCCGGTGCTGCTCAGGCGTGCAGAGCATCTGGTCGGGAAGCGCTATGCGGAAGTGGTGCATGCGATTCCGGCCGAGCTGCTGTCGCTATGGGCCGGCGACGCGCCGTGACAGCATCGGGACACGCCGCGCGCACTTCGGCGCGCTTCACAGCTTGATACCGTTTCTGGAGGGATTCCGTCATGCCGAACGTTCCTGCCGCACGCACCGTGATGGTCGGCGGCCCCGCGCTGCCGACGACGCCCGTCGGCGAACCCGCGCTGCAATTGAGCGCGATCCACGGCAACGAAGCGCTGTCGGAGATCTACGCGTACACGCTCGACTGCCTGACGCCGCCGGACCTGACGATGCCGGAAGAGCAGGCCGCCAACCTCGACCTGAAGGCGATGATCGGCAAGGAGTTGACCGTGACCGTGCAGCTCGACGGCATGGGTTCGTTCGTGCCCGGGAT is a genomic window of Burkholderia cepacia containing:
- the tssH gene encoding type VI secretion system ATPase TssH translates to MAISRLALFGKLGGTLFKGVESATAFCKLRGNPYVELVHWLHQLLQQTDSDLHRIVRHAGIDRDALDRDVARALAALPAGASSISDLSHHIEAAIERAWVLATLRFGDRRIRGGWLVAALVSTPDLRRVLLSISPSFDRIPLDQIDALLPAWIEGSPEASDAPHDNSDFAAAAPGEASQAMPAAAKGSALEQYCTDLTARARDGEIDPVIGRELEIRTMIDVLLRRRQNNPLVTGEAGVGKTAVVEGLALAIAQGDVPPRLADVRLMSLDVGALLAGASMKGEFEARLKGVLEAAARSAAPIILFVDEIHTLIGAGGQAGTGDAANLLKPALARGKIRMIGATTWAEYKRHIEKDPALTRRFQVLQVPEPEEPAAIHMVRGVAQTFSRHHGVVVRDEAIRAAVTLSQRYIPSRQLPDKAISLLDTACARVALSQQAAPRELQDVRQRLQAAHAELALLAQEARIGLAADHALAAARERIAALSAEEAAVETRWNAQADAAQALLAAREAALSDAPEQPADAGDAALAVSTDALRELERALAEAQGDAPLVFPEVNEAIVAEIVADWTGIPVGRMVTDEIAAVRALPATLGARVIGQPDALHLIGERVQTARSGLTDPKKPLGVFLLAGPSGVGKTETALALAEALYGGEQNLITLNMSEYQEAHTVSGLKGAPPGYVGYGEGGVLTEAVRRRPYAVVLLDEIEKAHRDVHEMFFQVFDKGYMEDGDGRHIDFRNTTILLTSNVGADLSASLCADPARAPDAARLRDALAPELLKVFPAAFLGRVTVVPYRPLEPAALASIVRLHLDRVVQRMADSHRIALAYDDTVVNYIVGRCLVQETGARVLIGFIEQHVLPRLSALWLDAYGAQDALARIDVGVTDPAAPAADALAFRAGRAGDAVDAASAAAPLFVRQVD
- a CDS encoding ImpA family type VI secretion system protein encodes the protein MAPVDPAAPCGADLEYDPEFVVLAAKVAPRAEAQYGAFVGSPDPLNWSEIERDCRRLMMRSKDMRLAILFTRCRTRLGGAAGLAEGAGLLAGWLAAFADGIHPQPGVDADRDAALEIRMNALQALTDPDGLLADVREITLARSTAIRLQMRDVERAFAQPRAADALAPESVLRQLDELRAQQPAALAGFDDALASVAAIDAWSRDHLDAYAPDLSALDALLRLVARRQARAADAALEAAPDDALPMQDAGGAQPDEARPALAEGVADAVRPGVRGTPPDRIAAAELIRDARLWFEQHEPSSPVPVLLRRAEHLVGKRYAEVVHAIPAELLSLWAGDAP
- the tssE gene encoding type VI secretion system baseplate subunit TssE is translated as MNPHENGTSAPRGGPDARPGSDGVAPPRRANAYLLPTLLDRLRDDAPRRQTEAPGEYAVTRKQMRDIVQRDLAFLLNAMNIDSHIDRERYPEAAASTVNFGMPPLAGAFMASRKWAEIERVIRRVILDFEPRLIPETLVVAPSREIEAGQRANVLAFEVRGLIHMDPYPLEFMVQSALDLETSQVSITGMRAR
- a CDS encoding TagK domain-containing protein, whose protein sequence is MRAFKTVRRIEPDWHYTEPRPYRADAWAEAAGADDAPALDVRPADSPDAMPRDADAVLDLIDAVIAADALASRQADDTIADAPAAGGPIPARDLMHSLYEQYCGALENPQASLSAGWAAQMTAAHRPLPDLRADAREGVDATDSIDGLLSGARVLDDAFGPLTPGDEPDPAATEPVPEILRLFAPAEYHATAARRQGGLPPALTRQEHQTLAIDSPLPACPPAPACGA
- the tssF gene encoding type VI secretion system baseplate subunit TssF codes for the protein MDPRLLDYYNQELIYMRELAAEFAHAHPKIARRLGMQAGEVADPYVERLIESFSFMAARMQIKLDAEFPRFTERLLEVLYPNYVAPTPSMSVARLYPSRTEGNLADGFRIARGTAFAARVPAGEKTACQFRSSQDVVLYPLEIADARLTGIPPDIPALDRYVPAGTQVRGALRLRLRTTGNARIADLNGLDRLPVYLAGDEQVASHLFELLHAGSIATITGAPGEFATPGRPLAAVTAEAVVHEGLGADQGLLPLTWSKFHGHNLLHEYFACPARFYFFALTGLEAGLRRVSGPEVEIVVLLDRAPGPLANLVDASRFALFCTPVINLFPRHLDRIELSSGQTEFHLVPARLTPLDYEVYSVEAMYGQVAATSAELEFRPLYQTLNNDEGNHGRYFSTRRESRLASDSARRYGTRTPYVGTEMFVSLVDQNEAPYGENIRFLSVEALLTNRDLATLVPRDGVNDLTVAESAPLESVGLIRAPSVPKPPFAERELAWRLIRQLNFNYLPLEELDHRPGGQGLRDLLRLFVAGDEADNRRQIESLIGVKTRPVTRKLPGAGPLVFGRGIECALTVDEPGFSGVSPYLFGVVLEHYLARHVSINVFTQTELHSMQRGRIARWPVRMGARGGA
- the tssG gene encoding type VI secretion system baseplate subunit TssG gives rise to the protein MRATPETDVPAVPAVPEAALSPQLRACLQAEPWRYGFLSLLRRIGADPRIDPVGTAKRPQAEPFRLGQQPSLAFSPREIASVGDAGGRIRVRLFGLGMLGPNGPLPIHVTEIARDREESRRDPTLGNFLDIFHHRYLTLLYRAWASAQAAAGLDRPGDERFSFYVACLTGQDAGEIGRRLLPAHARLSASPHLVREARNPDGLRMTLERYFGVPVALDENVLHWIAVDPLEHSRLGRPGSASTMAEGALLGELVPDRQHKFRLVVGPLDIADYLRFTPQGEDLPRLVEWVRAFVGYEFEWELELRIRPNGAPPAVIGGPQQLGWSGWLGRSPSGEPVTGMRFEPERYVDQFVRHGGPHDSTAQECIR